In Heliangelus exortis chromosome 27, bHelExo1.hap1, whole genome shotgun sequence, the genomic window TGAAGGAGCCGTAGACTTTGGTGCATCCGGAGCCGTCACCGCCGCACGTCATGCACTTGTCAAACTTCTTCTTGGAGCCGATGGTTCGGTCGCAGCCGGTGGGGATGCAGCGGCCCTGCACGCACACCCCCGTGCCCTCGGGGGAGCAGGGGGTCCCGTCGGCCACCTGTGGCACGGCACAGCCTCAGCGCCCGCCGGCAGCACCCGCGGGGGTCGAGGGGACGGAGACGGGGGGAGGCTCACCCGTGGCTGCAGCACCAGGTAATGACCCAGGGCTCGGGACTGGCAGGTCAGCTTGCACTGGTCCCGCTCGGGGACCCCGCTGTAGCGTGGCACCCAGTCCATGGGTGCCGGGAGCCCCTTGGTGAGGTCGAGGCGGTGGTTGTAGGCAGCGCACTGCTCCTCACGGAAGGCGAGGGCTGACGGTGGCAGGGGAGCGTGGTCAGTGCCCGGGGCTCTGGTGATGGACCCCCCgtcccctcctcccatccccactCACGGGAGCTGCCAGGACACTCCTCCACGTTGCAGGACTGGAACCGGGTCCGCTTGCCCCGGCAGAACCGCCCGCCGTGGCGCGGCACCGGCGCGGCGCAGTCACGGTGGGAGAGGCGGACGCCGCCGCCGCAGCTCCTCGAGCAGCTGCCCCACGGCCCCCACGGCGCCCACCCGCCGTCCACCGGTGTCTGTGGCCAGAAAACACAGCGGGGGGAGCGGGTCAAATCGGTGCTGGCAGCCAGACACCGGTTCCCTCCGCCCCGTGCCAGGACTCACGGTGAGCTCCCGCAGGCGGGCGATGCCGACGCAGAGCCCCTCCATGCAGACCCTTCCCGGCGCACACGGTGTGCCGTCGGCCCAGGGGAAGTGCTTGGTCTGGCAGACGGGGCGGCCGCCGGCGTGTCCGGTGCACCAGAGCGCGGCACAGGGCGGCTGCTGGTCCCCGCAGTGCCGGGAGTCGGGCCCGAAAGCCAAATGGCACTGCCTCACCAGAGGGTACACGGTGCCCGGCAGCGCCGAGGGCAACTGCAGCCACTCCCGGGGCTGGTCCAGGAGGCAGTGACCTGTGGGGAGGTGACACCGCTGCACCGGGGGTCCCCAAGGGTGGCGGCACCCCCGCCGAGACCCTGCGTGTTGGGTCGTACCGTGGCCGTTGTCCAAGAATTCGGTGATGAAGCGGGAGCTGCACGGTGACCACATCTCACCGGGCTCCAGCCGGGAGAGGACCGGAGCCATCACGCGTCGGGAAGCTCCCGAGGGGCCGTTGTGGTCCcggcagggctgggaggtgtCGTGCAGCATATTGAAGACATGGCCTGCGCCGGGGGGGGACGGTGGTGTCAGCCCTGAGGGGACCCCGGCATTTCCCCTCCCGTCCCCTGTCACTCGTCCCCTGTCACTCACCCAGCTCGTGGGCGGCCGTCAGTGCTGACTGCAGCCCGTCATCCTCCACGATGGCACAGCTCCTCTCGGGGTCACAGACCGTGCCCACGTCGGCCATGCCCAGCGTGTCACAGGTGGCCGCCCCGCACAGGTCCTGGGGGCGGGGAGGGTGTTAGGGGCACCCCAAAACCCAGGCAACACCCGGGCATTGGGGACCCCCAGCTCCCAAAACCCAGACACCCCAAGGGCTTGGTCAGCAC contains:
- the ADAMTS4 gene encoding A disintegrin and metalloproteinase with thrombospondin motifs 4, with amino-acid sequence MRRALLALLLIAAAGAAPGPSCPVTEPEGTGTRTRVGSAPRRAKRFASVPRYVEMLVVADESMSRFHGTGLRRYLLTVLAAAARSFRHGSLGNPVELRVTRLVVLGQDTPGPPSTPNAAQMLRNFCQWQRGLNVPDEDSPLHFDTAILFTRQDLCGAATCDTLGMADVGTVCDPERSCAIVEDDGLQSALTAAHELGHVFNMLHDTSQPCRDHNGPSGASRRVMAPVLSRLEPGEMWSPCSSRFITEFLDNGHGHCLLDQPREWLQLPSALPGTVYPLVRQCHLAFGPDSRHCGDQQPPCAALWCTGHAGGRPVCQTKHFPWADGTPCAPGRVCMEGLCVGIARLRELTTPVDGGWAPWGPWGSCSRSCGGGVRLSHRDCAAPVPRHGGRFCRGKRTRFQSCNVEECPGSSPLAFREEQCAAYNHRLDLTKGLPAPMDWVPRYSGVPERDQCKLTCQSRALGHYLVLQPRVADGTPCSPEGTGVCVQGRCIPTGCDRTIGSKKKFDKCMTCGGDGSGCTKVYGSFTKPRYGYNDVVTVPAGATHLLVRQISAAGDEDPVFLALRRLAGGSLLNGGYVLVASPADVALAGGVTLRYSGATAATETLSGLGPLREPLVLQALVVDERQQPRLKYSFFVPRKPPTEAWEKQKAEILEILRNRRRSK